The Synechocystis sp. PCC 7509 genome includes a window with the following:
- a CDS encoding Uma2 family endonuclease: protein MQAPLTYINLIEYLKVEDSSQIRHEYLNGQVFAMTGGSREHSLITGNIHNRLKNHLRGSGCQVFASDMKVRVETDNVFYYPDVVVTCNSQDTEKFFLTKPCLIVEVLSPSTENIDRREKLLTYKKIEALQEYVLVSQDEVEVELYRKDKDNNWIKYILGKNDGVILDSVNLQLTMTEVYEDVISV from the coding sequence ATGCAAGCACCATTAACCTACATAAACTTAATTGAATACTTGAAAGTAGAAGACTCTAGCCAAATTCGTCACGAATATTTGAATGGACAAGTATTTGCAATGACGGGAGGTAGCCGCGAACACAGCTTGATTACTGGAAATATTCACAATAGATTAAAGAATCATTTACGCGGAAGTGGTTGTCAAGTCTTCGCTTCTGATATGAAAGTCAGGGTAGAAACAGATAATGTATTTTATTATCCTGATGTAGTGGTTACTTGTAATTCTCAGGATACAGAAAAGTTTTTTTTGACTAAACCTTGTCTAATTGTTGAAGTATTATCACCAAGCACAGAAAATATAGATCGCAGAGAAAAATTGCTGACTTATAAGAAAATAGAGGCTTTACAGGAGTATGTATTAGTTAGTCAAGATGAGGTAGAGGTAGAACTTTATCGCAAAGATAAAGATAATAACTGGATTAAATATATTTTGGGTAAAAATGATGGCGTAATTTTGGACTCGGTGAACTTACAACTCACAATGACAGAAGTGTATGAAGATGTAATAAGTGTTTGA
- a CDS encoding sugar O-acetyltransferase, whose translation MMEKTEKQKMLAGELYLAENSELAADSKRASRLLRRYNFTTVDEPDLRFQILKELFGKIEAKIQIIPPFHCDYGSNIYVGDEFYMNYGCVILDCNTVHIGDNVKCAPYVQIYTAYHPTNPQIRQTKKELAAPINIGNNVWIGGGAIVCPGVSIGDNTTIGAGSVVVKDIPANVIAVGNPCKVVRSVS comes from the coding sequence ATGATGGAAAAAACAGAGAAGCAAAAAATGCTGGCGGGAGAGTTGTATTTAGCAGAAAACTCTGAATTAGCCGCCGACAGTAAACGCGCATCTCGGCTACTAAGAAGGTACAATTTTACAACCGTAGACGAACCAGATTTGCGCTTTCAAATTCTTAAAGAGTTATTCGGTAAAATAGAAGCAAAAATTCAAATTATTCCCCCTTTTCATTGCGACTATGGCAGCAATATTTATGTGGGAGATGAGTTTTACATGAACTATGGTTGTGTAATTCTTGATTGCAACACCGTCCATATTGGAGACAATGTTAAATGCGCTCCTTACGTGCAAATATACACGGCTTACCACCCCACAAATCCCCAAATTCGCCAAACTAAAAAAGAACTAGCTGCACCAATTAATATTGGTAATAATGTGTGGATCGGTGGCGGGGCGATTGTTTGTCCGGGTGTAAGTATTGGCGATAATACGACAATTGGCGCAGGTAGTGTTGTAGTTAAAGATATCCCTGCAAATGTAATAGCTGTAGGTAATCCTTGTAAAGTTGTTCGCTCTGTTAGTTAA
- a CDS encoding ABC transporter substrate-binding protein, which translates to MPAKSQQPVVLNLLMTAPDAQPWQQGIVKDFETKYPGIRVNVIEGPNATNLLEDLYTSAFILGDSPYDLVNMDVVWTPKFAAAGWLKDLSNEFSSDELAVFSPNDIEGSRYEGNLYRVPIRSDAGVLYYRKDLLAAAGYKPPETFDELLKISQAIQKKNKDTWGYLWQGRQYEGLVAMFAEVLEGYGGFWINPTTLEVGLDQPETIQAIEFLRSTVKTGVSPPGVTTYQEEETRRIFQSGKAVFLRSWPYVWPLANEDSSPIKGKIGIKPMVSAPGKSAGTCLGGWGLGIAKSSPHQKEAMTAIRYFTSNEAQRNFILKAGYVPSRRELFSDAEIVAKYSYYPQLLEIVGSSVLRPAIAQYAQASDILQRYLSAALTNSLTPEQAMKAAAKETRLLLGK; encoded by the coding sequence GTGCCAGCCAAATCCCAGCAACCCGTTGTGCTGAACTTGTTAATGACTGCCCCCGATGCCCAACCTTGGCAGCAAGGTATTGTGAAAGACTTTGAAACCAAGTATCCAGGGATTCGCGTCAATGTAATTGAAGGGCCAAACGCCACCAATTTACTAGAAGACCTTTATACCTCTGCGTTTATTTTGGGCGATTCTCCTTACGATTTGGTCAATATGGACGTAGTTTGGACACCCAAATTTGCGGCGGCGGGGTGGTTAAAAGACTTAAGTAATGAATTTTCTAGCGACGAATTAGCCGTATTTTCGCCCAACGATATCGAAGGAAGCCGCTACGAAGGCAACCTCTACCGCGTACCGATTCGTTCTGACGCGGGAGTGCTGTACTACCGCAAAGATTTACTCGCCGCCGCCGGATACAAACCGCCAGAAACCTTTGACGAATTATTAAAAATCTCTCAAGCTATACAGAAAAAAAATAAAGACACTTGGGGCTATTTATGGCAAGGTCGGCAATACGAAGGATTAGTTGCCATGTTTGCGGAAGTTTTGGAAGGATATGGCGGTTTTTGGATAAATCCCACAACTTTAGAAGTTGGATTAGACCAACCTGAGACAATCCAAGCTATAGAATTTCTCCGCAGTACGGTAAAAACTGGAGTATCGCCGCCGGGAGTAACTACCTACCAAGAAGAAGAAACAAGACGAATATTTCAAAGCGGTAAAGCGGTATTTTTACGCAGTTGGCCCTATGTTTGGCCGTTAGCAAATGAAGATAGTTCGCCCATTAAAGGCAAAATTGGCATTAAACCAATGGTTAGCGCCCCCGGAAAAAGTGCCGGAACTTGTTTAGGTGGCTGGGGTTTAGGGATTGCCAAATCTTCCCCTCACCAAAAAGAAGCAATGACAGCAATTCGCTACTTTACAAGTAATGAAGCGCAGCGCAATTTTATTTTAAAAGCTGGTTATGTACCCAGTAGACGGGAATTATTCAGCGATGCCGAAATAGTGGCTAAATATAGCTATTACCCGCAATTACTAGAAATTGTTGGCAGTTCCGTGTTACGCCCTGCGATCGCTCAGTATGCCCAAGCCTCAGATATTTTGCAACGTTACCTCAGCGCCGCTTTAACTAATAGTCTGACTCCCGAACAAGCTATGAAAGCCGCCGCCAAAGAAACACGGCTGTTATTAGGCAAATAA
- a CDS encoding carbohydrate ABC transporter permease, which translates to MKTDTIRRREQNTAWIMLLPALLLLLLVFAYPIARAFWLSLFTQNLGTKLQAEFSGLDNYVRMAGDGRFWQSFLTTSIFTTTSVLLELLLGMGIALVLNQRFLGRSLVRTSAILPWALPTALIGLAWAWIFNDQFGVVNDLLLRLGLITTGINWLGEPNLARIAVIFADVWKTTPFISILLLAGLQSISADLYEAHAIDGASPWQSFRQITLPLLMPQILIAALFRFAQAFGVFDLIAVMTNGGPGGATEVVSLYIYSTVMRYLDFGYGAALVVVTFLLLVVMVAIASFLLSKSRPTKGMA; encoded by the coding sequence ATGAAAACCGACACCATCCGCCGCCGAGAACAAAACACTGCCTGGATAATGCTTTTACCAGCGCTGCTGCTGCTTTTGCTTGTATTTGCTTACCCAATTGCGCGGGCTTTTTGGCTAAGTTTGTTTACACAAAATTTGGGTACAAAGCTACAAGCAGAGTTTTCTGGCTTAGATAATTACGTCCGCATGGCAGGAGATGGGCGTTTTTGGCAGAGTTTTTTAACTACTAGCATTTTTACAACTACTTCTGTTTTGCTAGAATTATTGCTAGGAATGGGCATTGCTTTAGTATTAAATCAACGCTTTTTAGGTCGCAGTTTAGTCCGCACCAGCGCGATTTTACCTTGGGCTTTACCTACAGCTTTAATTGGACTGGCTTGGGCATGGATTTTTAACGACCAGTTTGGCGTAGTTAACGATCTTTTACTGCGATTAGGGTTAATTACAACAGGGATTAACTGGCTGGGTGAGCCAAATTTAGCAAGAATTGCGGTAATTTTTGCCGATGTGTGGAAAACAACGCCTTTTATTAGCATTTTACTTCTAGCTGGATTACAATCAATTTCCGCAGACCTTTACGAAGCCCACGCTATTGATGGCGCAAGTCCTTGGCAGAGTTTTCGCCAAATTACTCTACCTTTATTAATGCCCCAAATCTTGATTGCGGCGCTGTTTCGATTTGCTCAAGCTTTCGGGGTTTTTGACTTAATTGCTGTAATGACTAATGGTGGCCCTGGGGGTGCAACGGAAGTAGTATCGCTGTATATCTACTCTACAGTTATGCGTTACTTAGACTTTGGCTATGGTGCGGCATTGGTAGTTGTAACTTTTTTATTATTAGTGGTGATGGTTGCGATCGCAAGTTTCTTGTTAAGTAAATCTCGCCCTACTAAAGGAATGGCTTAA
- a CDS encoding carbohydrate ABC transporter permease yields MAVISKKAATISFSWQNIVLSVAVILVTIFCLAPILWQVLTSFKVNEDIAAIPTKYFPSRYTLNHYIELFARRRFWAYILNSAFVSITSTVVALAIGAPAAYALARLRPWGGKVILAGVLIVTLFPGILLFLGLLEVVQALHLGNNYLSLIIPYTAINLPLTILVLRSFFEQLPKDLEDAAKVDGYNTWQMLTQILLPMTIPALVTTGILTFIFAWNEFIFALTFMTRDELKTIPVAAAQLGGASVFEIPYGPIAAATVIGTLPLVMLVLFFQRKIVQGLTAGAVKG; encoded by the coding sequence ATGGCAGTAATTTCTAAAAAAGCCGCAACTATCAGTTTTTCCTGGCAAAATATTGTTTTAAGCGTCGCAGTTATCTTAGTTACTATATTTTGTCTAGCACCGATACTGTGGCAAGTATTGACATCTTTTAAGGTTAACGAAGATATTGCCGCGATTCCTACTAAATATTTTCCCAGCCGTTACACCTTAAACCATTACATCGAATTATTTGCGCGGCGACGGTTTTGGGCATACATCCTCAATAGCGCTTTCGTGTCCATTACTTCAACTGTGGTGGCTTTGGCCATTGGTGCGCCTGCGGCTTACGCTTTAGCTAGGTTGCGCCCTTGGGGAGGAAAAGTAATTTTAGCCGGGGTTTTGATTGTGACTTTATTTCCCGGCATTTTATTATTTTTAGGTTTATTAGAAGTAGTCCAAGCTTTGCACTTAGGAAATAACTACTTATCGCTAATTATTCCTTACACAGCCATCAACTTACCTCTAACTATTTTGGTATTACGCAGCTTTTTTGAACAGTTACCCAAAGATTTAGAAGATGCGGCAAAAGTTGATGGTTACAACACTTGGCAAATGCTAACGCAAATATTGTTACCGATGACTATTCCAGCTTTGGTAACTACAGGGATTTTGACCTTTATTTTTGCTTGGAATGAGTTTATTTTTGCTTTAACATTTATGACCCGCGACGAATTAAAAACTATACCCGTCGCGGCGGCGCAATTGGGCGGTGCTTCCGTATTTGAGATTCCTTACGGGCCGATTGCGGCGGCTACAGTTATCGGTACTTTGCCCTTAGTAATGCTAGTTTTGTTTTTCCAACGCAAGATTGTTCAAGGTCTAACGGCGGGTGCGGTGAAGGGATAA
- a CDS encoding ABC transporter ATP-binding protein, translated as MAKLELININKTYSTKVVPVKDISLSVDDDEFLTLLGPSGCGKSTTLRLIAGLEEPTRGTIKIGNVDVTNTRPGDRNIAMVFQSYALYPHLTVYENLCSGLKLKKTPIAEIRQRVAQAAEVLGLDAGLMNRKPGQLSGGQRQRVAVGRALVRRPDVFLLDEPLSNLDALLRERVRADIKQIFAAQKVPVVYVTHDQTEAMTLSTKVAVLNNGYVQQLDPPERIYSHPANQFVAGFVGSPQMNLLTLPCLGRYAMLGDFKINLPKNITTVPPQIVLGIRPENVRIPQPGDTQIIQGKMFLREHLGMHDLVSVKVNSSLSEDITVRVLLPTGQNWSDRDITLALPAQNIHWFDVQTGDALFRQS; from the coding sequence ATGGCTAAACTAGAACTTATAAACATCAATAAAACCTATAGTACAAAAGTTGTCCCCGTCAAAGATATTAGCTTGAGTGTGGATGATGACGAGTTTTTGACTTTATTAGGACCATCCGGTTGCGGTAAATCTACTACACTGCGCCTAATTGCGGGATTAGAAGAACCTACAAGGGGAACAATTAAAATTGGCAATGTAGACGTAACTAATACTAGACCAGGCGATCGCAATATTGCGATGGTCTTTCAAAGTTACGCCCTATATCCCCACCTCACCGTTTACGAAAATCTTTGTTCAGGACTCAAACTAAAAAAAACTCCCATAGCCGAAATTAGACAAAGAGTTGCCCAAGCGGCGGAAGTTTTGGGACTAGACGCGGGTTTAATGAACCGCAAACCCGGACAACTCTCCGGCGGACAACGCCAACGAGTAGCCGTTGGTAGGGCTTTAGTGCGTCGCCCGGATGTATTTTTGTTAGATGAACCCTTAAGTAACTTAGATGCGCTGCTGCGCGAACGAGTCCGCGCTGATATCAAACAAATATTTGCCGCCCAAAAAGTCCCCGTAGTTTACGTCACTCACGACCAAACCGAGGCGATGACCCTTTCAACCAAAGTCGCAGTTCTAAACAATGGCTACGTGCAGCAGCTAGACCCCCCAGAACGCATATATAGCCATCCTGCTAACCAATTTGTAGCCGGATTTGTAGGCAGTCCGCAAATGAATTTACTTACTTTGCCATGTCTTGGACGTTATGCAATGTTGGGTGACTTCAAAATTAATTTACCTAAAAATATAACAACCGTACCGCCACAAATTGTTTTAGGTATTCGTCCCGAAAACGTCCGCATTCCACAACCAGGAGATACGCAGATAATTCAAGGAAAAATGTTCTTGAGAGAACATTTAGGTATGCACGATTTAGTTAGCGTCAAGGTCAATAGTTCGCTAAGCGAAGATATTACAGTCCGGGTTTTATTACCTACAGGTCAAAATTGGAGTGATAGAGATATTACTTTAGCACTGCCTGCTCAAAATATTCATTGGTTTGACGTGCAAACAGGAGATGCTTTATTTAGACAGAGTTAA
- the glgA gene encoding glycogen synthase GlgA: MRILFVAAEAAPVAKVGGMGDVVGALPKVLRAMGHDVRIFMPYYGFLPDKMPIPSEPVWYGAAMFESFSVHEAVLPGTDVPLYLFSHPNFSPRRIYGGDDEDWRFTLFSNGAAEFCWNYWKPDIIHCHDWHTGMIPVWMNQSPDIMTVFTIHNLAYQGPWRWYLEKITWCPWYMQGHNTMAAAVQFADRVNTVSPTYAAQIKTPAYGETLEGLMSFISGKLSGIVNGIDTEMYNPANDKYITQTFDADTLEKRFANKIALQEEVGLEINSKAFLVGMVTRVVEQKGIDLVLQTLDRFLAYTDAQFVLLGTGDRYYETQLWQLASRYPGRMATYLLYSDAIARRIYAGSDAFLMPSRFEPCGISQMLALRYGCVPIVRRTGGLVDTVTHHVPSNHTGTGYCFDRYEPLDLYTCMVRAWEGFQYKENWKALQQRGMSQNFSWEQSAKEYVNLYRSMYGLPPETETVEPPELVTK; this comes from the coding sequence ATGCGAATTCTATTTGTTGCAGCCGAAGCAGCGCCCGTTGCTAAAGTCGGCGGAATGGGGGATGTAGTTGGGGCTTTGCCAAAAGTCCTAAGAGCAATGGGGCATGATGTGCGAATATTCATGCCTTATTACGGTTTTTTGCCTGATAAAATGCCGATTCCTTCCGAACCCGTTTGGTATGGCGCGGCAATGTTTGAGTCTTTTTCCGTCCACGAAGCAGTATTACCAGGTACAGACGTACCATTATATTTATTTTCTCATCCCAACTTCTCGCCACGTCGGATTTATGGTGGAGATGATGAAGATTGGCGGTTTACACTATTTTCCAATGGCGCGGCGGAATTTTGCTGGAATTATTGGAAACCAGACATTATCCACTGTCACGATTGGCATACAGGCATGATTCCGGTGTGGATGAATCAATCTCCCGATATCATGACAGTTTTTACAATTCATAACCTCGCCTATCAAGGGCCTTGGCGCTGGTATTTAGAAAAAATTACTTGGTGTCCTTGGTATATGCAAGGACATAATACAATGGCGGCGGCGGTACAGTTTGCTGATCGCGTTAATACTGTTTCTCCCACCTACGCCGCCCAAATCAAAACCCCGGCTTATGGCGAAACTCTAGAAGGTTTGATGTCTTTTATTAGCGGTAAACTATCGGGAATAGTTAACGGGATTGATACAGAAATGTATAACCCCGCCAATGATAAATATATTACCCAAACCTTTGATGCTGACACTTTAGAGAAACGTTTTGCGAATAAAATTGCTTTGCAAGAAGAAGTTGGTTTAGAAATCAATTCCAAGGCGTTTTTAGTGGGAATGGTGACAAGAGTAGTCGAACAAAAAGGGATTGATTTAGTATTGCAAACCTTAGACAGGTTTCTTGCTTATACCGATGCTCAGTTTGTATTGTTAGGAACAGGCGATCGCTACTACGAAACTCAGTTATGGCAACTTGCTTCGCGCTATCCCGGACGGATGGCAACTTATTTACTTTACAGCGATGCGATCGCGCGGCGGATTTACGCGGGTAGCGATGCTTTCTTAATGCCTAGTCGGTTTGAACCTTGCGGTATCAGTCAAATGTTAGCTTTGCGTTACGGATGCGTCCCCATTGTCCGGCGTACGGGTGGACTTGTTGATACAGTTACTCATCATGTCCCTAGTAACCATACGGGTACAGGTTACTGCTTTGACCGCTATGAACCCTTAGACCTTTATACCTGTATGGTACGGGCTTGGGAGGGGTTCCAGTATAAAGAAAACTGGAAAGCATTGCAGCAACGCGGTATGAGTCAAAACTTTAGTTGGGAGCAATCGGCTAAAGAGTACGTGAATCTCTATAGGTCAATGTACGGTTTGCCACCAGAAACCGAAACGGTAGAACCGCCGGAATTAGTTACTAAATAG